The following coding sequences lie in one Stenotrophomonas rhizophila genomic window:
- a CDS encoding extracellular catalytic domain type 1 short-chain-length polyhydroxyalkanoate depolymerase, translated as MNSGINSIKAAALVLCTWLATAASAFAAGPAGHWDVGLFGNIFGAREYQVWVPAGYDATQPLPVLLVLHGCVTGPNLMGEASGFNDVADTEGFLVVYPRQNVTANPARCWNWQLPINQARGSGEASILAGIVDQVKGSYSVDPRRVYVTGISAGGAMTSIMLACYSDVFAAGAIHSGGMYKGATTVSGSAYALLAGSIYSPDSNGRLAWQCSGSPTPRPIPVLVFHGTADSTVNPVNGQQAVRQFLQTNDLADDGLDNDSVKYVPTSTYNGQVPGGRAYRVDTYTYGGRTLAQHYVVQGMGHAWSGSQTGLPFTDPDGPDATLITWVFLKDQLR; from the coding sequence ATGAACTCTGGAATCAATTCGATCAAGGCGGCCGCGCTGGTGCTGTGCACCTGGCTGGCAACGGCGGCAAGCGCCTTCGCGGCAGGGCCCGCCGGGCATTGGGATGTGGGCCTGTTCGGCAACATCTTCGGCGCCCGCGAGTACCAGGTGTGGGTGCCCGCGGGCTACGACGCCACGCAGCCGCTGCCCGTGCTGCTGGTGCTGCACGGCTGCGTGACCGGGCCGAACCTGATGGGCGAGGCCTCCGGCTTCAACGACGTGGCCGATACGGAAGGCTTCCTGGTGGTCTATCCCCGGCAGAACGTCACCGCCAACCCCGCACGCTGCTGGAACTGGCAGCTGCCGATCAACCAGGCGCGCGGCAGCGGCGAGGCGTCGATCCTGGCCGGGATCGTGGACCAGGTGAAGGGCAGCTACAGCGTCGATCCGCGCCGGGTCTACGTCACCGGCATTTCGGCCGGTGGTGCGATGACCTCGATCATGCTGGCCTGCTATTCGGATGTATTCGCCGCCGGTGCGATCCATTCTGGCGGCATGTACAAGGGGGCCACCACCGTGTCCGGCAGCGCCTACGCGCTCTTGGCGGGCAGCATCTATTCGCCGGACAGCAACGGTCGGCTGGCCTGGCAGTGCTCGGGCTCGCCGACACCGCGACCGATCCCGGTGCTGGTGTTCCATGGCACCGCCGACAGCACGGTGAACCCGGTGAACGGCCAGCAGGCCGTGCGCCAGTTCCTGCAGACCAATGACCTGGCCGACGATGGCCTGGACAACGACTCGGTGAAGTACGTGCCGACCAGTACCTACAACGGGCAGGTGCCGGGTGGGCGCGCATATCGGGTTGACACCTACACCTACGGCGGCAGGACGCTGGCCCAGCATTACGTGGTGCAGGGGATGGGGCATGCGTGGAGTGGCAGCCAGACGGGATTGCCGTTTACCGATCCCGACGGGCCCGATGCCACGTTGATTACGTGGGTGTTCCTGAAGGATCAGCTGCGCTGA
- a CDS encoding TonB-dependent receptor, translating to MSRTLAKFTSRAMFTFVGGVLVINPAFAQDASTPAPVTQPQAQPSPTQLDTVQVTGIRNSLSQAMDIKRDSAGVVDAISAEDIGKFPDTNLAESLQRITGISIERRDGEGAQVTARGFGPQFNMVTLNGRQMPGADAFGASGQVAIGGVDGGTRAFNFAQLAAEAINGIEVYKTSQANVPSGGIGATINILTARPFDHEGTVASVGAKAVYDESQPFADDLTPELSGIFSYSNPDKTFGVGLSASYQKRKGGSVQATNNYWNIQPWTGTMPGNPTVVNAPAVGALYGRPNDLRYAFSEFERERINGQAVLQFAPTDAVTLTLDYTYSTNEITENRGEQGMWLQNSNYTDVTFDTSGAVATPIYIREIAGTKDFGLEQQRSMQKYKLGSLGFNALWNVTDRFKLTFDAHNSKNESRPNDPLTGGGSIFSSIAGTNNCTTGPHCGGSWVQEMNFNNGLPVGTQVWYPSTADAIAKTNGVVNPGFVPGEIGSQVLRINSQSQISEIKQGRVDGEWSFDKGRFQFGVDSSKQTTHRIQAAENYNTLGDWGVANVDGDVANGLMDLLQPVNIVGLFNDYNANSFTAWRGDAGRLAQWAADNYGANLGVSPQRAADNLVEEKTKSAYFQVELDGELGGRRTNTRLGVRYETTDVVSTSVIAIPEAIEWQSNNDFRVILSDEQQPFTEKNTYSYILPNLDFSIDLMDDLKGRVSFGKSIARAPIGNLYAGPTAQQPFGSVLIDPSSRASGTAQNPQLKPLESDNLDLALEWYFADASYVSVTYWNKSVDNFIGNTIVQENLYGLRDPTAGPDAQAALAFLNSGACITQVGAANAAACSANDTALFTALALLRNNPAGLGAYTGTDAQVLATEAAYDLYGTGADPLYQFNVNRPINQNKAKLHGWELGGQYFFGDTGFGVLANYTIVDGDVGYNNAGDPGIDQFSLTGLSDTANAMLMYEKYGWSVRLAWNWRDQYLILANQGASRNPYYVEAYEQWDLSVNYTLDDHWSFGLEAINLTGEDVRWRSRTSEMIVKLADQSPRYMLGVRYRF from the coding sequence ATGAGCCGTACGCTGGCGAAGTTCACATCCAGGGCCATGTTCACCTTCGTAGGTGGCGTCCTGGTCATCAATCCCGCATTCGCACAGGACGCGTCGACGCCTGCGCCGGTTACCCAGCCACAGGCCCAGCCCAGCCCGACACAGCTGGACACCGTACAGGTCACCGGCATCCGCAACAGCCTCAGCCAGGCGATGGATATCAAGCGTGACTCGGCCGGTGTGGTGGATGCGATCAGTGCCGAGGACATCGGCAAGTTCCCCGACACCAACCTGGCCGAGTCCCTGCAGCGCATCACCGGCATCTCCATCGAACGCCGTGATGGTGAGGGCGCGCAGGTAACAGCGCGTGGCTTTGGTCCCCAGTTCAACATGGTGACCCTCAACGGCCGCCAGATGCCGGGCGCCGATGCGTTCGGCGCGTCGGGCCAGGTGGCCATCGGCGGCGTGGACGGCGGTACCCGCGCCTTCAACTTCGCCCAGCTGGCCGCTGAAGCCATCAATGGCATCGAGGTCTACAAGACCAGCCAGGCCAACGTGCCCAGCGGGGGTATTGGCGCCACCATCAACATCCTGACCGCGCGGCCGTTCGACCATGAGGGCACCGTCGCCAGTGTCGGCGCCAAAGCCGTCTACGACGAGAGCCAACCGTTCGCTGACGATCTGACACCGGAACTGTCCGGCATTTTCAGCTACAGCAATCCGGACAAGACCTTCGGCGTCGGACTGAGTGCCAGCTACCAGAAGCGCAAGGGTGGTTCGGTGCAGGCCACCAACAACTACTGGAACATCCAGCCGTGGACCGGCACGATGCCGGGCAACCCGACCGTGGTCAATGCACCGGCGGTGGGCGCGCTGTACGGTCGCCCGAACGACCTCCGCTATGCGTTCTCCGAGTTCGAGCGTGAGCGCATCAATGGCCAGGCGGTGCTGCAGTTCGCGCCGACCGACGCGGTGACCTTGACCCTGGACTACACCTATTCGACCAACGAGATCACCGAGAATCGTGGCGAGCAGGGCATGTGGCTGCAGAACAGCAACTACACCGATGTAACCTTCGACACCAGCGGTGCGGTCGCTACGCCGATCTATATCCGCGAAATCGCGGGAACCAAGGATTTCGGGCTTGAACAGCAGCGCAGCATGCAGAAGTACAAGCTGGGATCGCTCGGCTTCAATGCACTGTGGAACGTCACCGACCGGTTCAAGCTGACCTTCGACGCGCACAATTCGAAGAACGAAAGTCGGCCGAACGATCCGCTCACCGGGGGCGGCTCCATCTTCAGCAGCATCGCCGGCACCAACAACTGCACCACCGGGCCGCATTGCGGTGGGTCATGGGTGCAGGAAATGAACTTCAACAACGGCCTGCCGGTGGGCACCCAGGTCTGGTACCCGAGCACGGCAGACGCCATCGCCAAGACCAACGGCGTGGTCAACCCGGGCTTCGTGCCGGGCGAGATTGGTTCGCAGGTGCTGCGCATCAATTCGCAGAGCCAGATCAGCGAGATCAAGCAGGGCCGCGTCGACGGTGAATGGAGCTTCGACAAGGGGCGCTTCCAGTTTGGCGTGGACTCGAGCAAGCAGACCACCCACCGCATCCAGGCCGCGGAGAATTACAACACCCTGGGCGACTGGGGCGTGGCCAACGTTGACGGGGATGTTGCCAACGGGCTGATGGACCTGCTGCAGCCGGTCAACATCGTCGGGTTGTTCAACGACTACAACGCCAACAGCTTCACGGCCTGGCGCGGCGATGCTGGCCGCCTGGCGCAGTGGGCGGCGGACAACTATGGCGCCAATCTGGGCGTTAGCCCGCAGCGCGCCGCCGACAACCTGGTGGAGGAGAAGACCAAATCGGCCTATTTCCAGGTCGAGCTGGACGGCGAACTGGGCGGCCGACGCACCAATACCCGTCTGGGCGTGCGCTATGAAACCACCGATGTGGTCTCCACCTCGGTCATCGCCATCCCGGAAGCCATCGAATGGCAGTCCAACAATGACTTCCGCGTGATCCTGTCCGACGAACAGCAGCCCTTCACCGAGAAAAACACCTACAGCTACATTCTGCCCAACCTCGACTTCAGCATCGACCTCATGGACGACCTGAAGGGGCGTGTCTCGTTCGGAAAGAGCATCGCGCGTGCGCCGATCGGCAACCTCTACGCAGGCCCGACCGCACAGCAACCGTTTGGCTCGGTGCTGATCGATCCGTCCTCGCGGGCCAGTGGCACCGCCCAGAACCCGCAGCTGAAGCCGCTGGAGTCGGACAACCTCGACCTGGCACTGGAGTGGTACTTCGCGGACGCCAGTTACGTGTCGGTGACGTACTGGAACAAGTCGGTCGACAATTTCATCGGCAACACCATCGTGCAGGAGAACCTGTACGGCCTGCGGGATCCCACCGCTGGTCCGGATGCGCAGGCCGCCCTGGCATTCCTCAACAGCGGCGCCTGCATCACCCAGGTGGGCGCAGCCAATGCGGCGGCGTGCTCGGCCAATGACACCGCGCTGTTCACCGCGCTGGCCCTGCTGCGCAACAACCCGGCCGGGTTGGGCGCCTACACCGGTACCGACGCGCAGGTGCTGGCCACCGAAGCGGCCTACGATCTGTATGGCACGGGCGCTGACCCGTTGTACCAGTTCAACGTCAACCGCCCCATCAACCAGAACAAGGCCAAGCTGCACGGCTGGGAGCTGGGCGGGCAGTACTTCTTCGGCGACACCGGCTTTGGCGTCCTGGCCAACTACACCATCGTGGACGGGGATGTCGGCTACAACAATGCGGGTGACCCGGGCATCGACCAGTTCTCGCTCACGGGCCTGAGCGACACGGCCAATGCGATGCTAATGTACGAAAAGTACGGTTGGTCGGTTCGCTTGGCATGGAACTGGCGCGACCAGTACCTGATTCTGGCCAACCAGGGGGCCAGCCGGAATCCGTACTACGTGGAAGCGTACGAACAGTGGGATCTCAGCGTGAACTACACCCTGGATGATCACTGGTCGTTCGGCCTGGAAGCGATCAATCTGACCGGTGAAGACGTCCGCTGGCGTTCCCGCACCTCGGAGATGATCGTGAAGCTCGCAGATCAGAGTCCGCGTTACATGCTCGGCGTTCGTTACAGGTTCTGA
- a CDS encoding LacI family DNA-binding transcriptional regulator, whose translation MQRSKGAEPLKNSPKAARRKASGITIDDVAAHAGVSAMTVSRVIHGHASVRDANRERVMRSVRELDYRPNLAASALAAAQHTCIALIYTNPSSSYLRELLVGALRGSTRAAAQLVIATWDELDTEARCEAARQLSSSVAGVILPPPLCESKAIVDQFVGAGIPVVSIASSHLNDRISCVRIDDRQASHDMVSHLIAHGHTRIGYIKGDPNQTASAHRSQGYRDALADAGIGYDPALVQPGYFTYRSGLDAAERLLTLQPPPSAIFASNDDMASAVVSVAHRRGLEVPDDLSVVGFDDTSASIMVWPELTTVHQPVAEMADSAVDILLREIRRTPSSGRVTVNHVLAHQLIMRDSVSRPGLASGRLPSPEAASRFWDIDEQGG comes from the coding sequence ATGCAGCGCAGCAAAGGAGCCGAGCCCTTGAAGAACAGCCCCAAAGCGGCCCGTCGGAAAGCGAGCGGCATCACCATCGACGACGTTGCGGCGCATGCCGGGGTGTCGGCCATGACCGTGTCGCGCGTCATCCACGGCCATGCCAGCGTGCGCGACGCCAACCGGGAACGGGTCATGCGCAGCGTGCGCGAACTGGACTACCGGCCCAACCTTGCGGCAAGCGCGCTGGCGGCGGCACAGCACACCTGCATCGCGCTGATCTACACCAATCCCAGCTCCAGCTACCTGCGCGAGCTGCTGGTCGGTGCGCTGCGCGGGTCCACCCGGGCGGCGGCGCAGTTGGTCATCGCCACTTGGGATGAACTGGATACCGAGGCACGCTGCGAAGCAGCACGGCAGCTGTCCAGCAGCGTAGCGGGCGTGATTCTTCCGCCGCCCCTGTGTGAATCGAAAGCGATCGTCGACCAGTTTGTCGGCGCCGGCATCCCGGTGGTCTCCATTGCGTCCAGCCATCTCAACGACAGGATTTCCTGCGTGCGCATCGATGATCGCCAGGCAAGCCACGACATGGTGTCGCATCTGATCGCCCACGGTCATACCCGCATCGGGTACATCAAGGGCGATCCGAACCAGACCGCGAGTGCGCACCGCTCGCAGGGCTACCGGGATGCGCTGGCTGACGCGGGCATCGGCTATGACCCCGCGCTGGTCCAACCCGGCTACTTCACCTACCGCTCCGGACTGGACGCGGCCGAACGGCTGCTGACCCTGCAGCCGCCTCCCAGCGCAATCTTCGCCAGCAACGATGACATGGCATCGGCCGTTGTTTCCGTCGCGCATCGGCGCGGCCTGGAGGTGCCGGATGATCTGTCGGTGGTGGGCTTCGATGACACCTCCGCCTCGATCATGGTGTGGCCGGAACTGACCACCGTCCATCAGCCGGTGGCAGAGATGGCAGACAGTGCGGTCGACATCCTGTTGCGGGAGATTCGCCGCACGCCGTCCTCGGGACGCGTCACGGTCAACCATGTGCTTGCGCACCAGCTGATCATGCGCGATTCGGTATCGAGGCCTGGGCTGGCCTCAGGACGGCTGCCATCGCCAGAAGCGGCAAGCCGCTTCTGGGACATCGATGAGCAAGGTGGCTGA
- a CDS encoding RcnB family protein has product MKAGRLFGVALGVVVAMVAAPVWADPPHHARGNGPPPHAGGPHNRDAPPPGWQKKAWHRGDRLPWAEVDRRYWVDDYAQYRLRDPGRGQRWVRQSDTDYLLVEIATGVIIDALRR; this is encoded by the coding sequence ATGAAAGCCGGTCGTTTGTTTGGCGTCGCCCTGGGCGTGGTAGTGGCGATGGTTGCGGCCCCGGTCTGGGCCGATCCTCCGCATCATGCACGGGGCAACGGCCCGCCGCCCCATGCAGGCGGCCCCCACAATCGTGACGCACCACCGCCGGGTTGGCAGAAGAAGGCTTGGCATCGTGGTGACCGCTTGCCTTGGGCGGAGGTTGATCGCCGCTACTGGGTGGACGACTACGCGCAGTACCGTCTGCGGGATCCCGGTCGCGGGCAGCGGTGGGTTCGGCAGTCGGATACGGACTACCTGCTGGTAGAGATCGCGACAGGCGTGATCATCGACGCCCTGCGCCGCTAG
- a CDS encoding SapC family protein has protein sequence MPRYEMLNNIAHRDLRVATGFGPEFGDAVGMVPAYPSEFAELQREYPIFLRKDAATGQWQSVVLLGFEQHENLYLQDGRWNASYLPGAAAKGPFLIGFQEHQVDGAFTQDAVLHVDLDHPRVNAMQGEPVFLPQGGNTPYLDHIAGVLRGIHDGHAFGAEMYAMFDAKGLIQPLALDVQIDPQHRIGVNGLHAIDRDRLALLDGPALAELNRAGYLEGAYLMLASLHNMRRLIAEKQRRLRTHDAAVAAGGH, from the coding sequence ATGCCGCGTTACGAAATGCTCAACAACATCGCCCATCGCGACCTGCGGGTGGCGACCGGCTTCGGGCCCGAATTTGGCGACGCGGTGGGCATGGTCCCGGCCTACCCGAGTGAGTTTGCCGAGCTGCAGCGCGAGTACCCCATCTTCCTTCGCAAGGACGCCGCAACAGGCCAGTGGCAGTCGGTGGTTCTGCTGGGGTTTGAGCAGCACGAGAATCTGTATCTGCAGGACGGTCGCTGGAATGCGTCCTATCTGCCCGGGGCGGCGGCCAAGGGGCCGTTCCTCATCGGATTCCAGGAGCACCAGGTCGACGGTGCGTTCACCCAGGACGCGGTGCTGCACGTGGACCTGGATCATCCGCGCGTCAATGCGATGCAGGGCGAGCCGGTGTTCCTGCCGCAGGGCGGCAATACCCCCTACCTGGACCATATCGCAGGCGTGCTGCGTGGCATACATGATGGTCATGCTTTTGGCGCGGAGATGTATGCCATGTTCGATGCGAAAGGCCTGATTCAGCCCCTTGCCCTGGACGTGCAGATCGATCCGCAGCATCGGATCGGCGTCAATGGCCTGCACGCGATCGACCGTGACCGCCTGGCCCTGCTGGACGGTCCTGCGCTGGCTGAACTCAATCGCGCCGGGTATCTGGAGGGCGCGTATCTGATGCTGGCGTCCCTGCACAACATGCGCCGCCTGATCGCTGAGAAGCAGCGACGCCTGCGCACGCACGATGCCGCCGTTGCGGCCGGGGGACACTGA
- a CDS encoding GntP family permease produces the protein MSLLIVLAALGFLILVAYRGYSVILFAPIAALGAVLLTDPSLVAPMFTGLFMDKMVGFLKLYFPVFLLGAVFGKLIELSGFSRSIVGAAIRLFGPQRAMLSIVLVSGLLTYGGVSLFVVVFAVYPFAAEMFRQSNIPKRLIPATLGVGGFSFTMDALPGTPQIQNIIPTTFFGTDTWAAPVLGTLGSIFVLAVGMAYLEWRRRVAQRNGEGYGDPATLVNEPTPFTGTHLAHAGIAVLPLVLVFVSNKLFTLGMPHWYGGGEHSFMPSIMGNAAPVVQDVAKIGAIWAVVGALLVGILSVLALAWRPVVAQFAEGTRAAISGAVLAAMNTASEYGFGAVIAALPGFMVVANALGSIKDPLLHEAVTVTGLAGVTGSASGGMSIALAAMSETFIANAQAAGIPMEVLHRVASMASGGMDSLPHNGAVITLLMVTGLTHRQAYKDIFAVTVIKTLAVFVVIGIYYATGWV, from the coding sequence ATGTCGTTACTGATCGTACTTGCAGCGCTGGGGTTCCTGATCCTGGTGGCCTACCGCGGTTACAGCGTGATCCTGTTCGCGCCCATCGCCGCCCTTGGCGCCGTGCTGTTGACCGACCCCTCGCTGGTGGCCCCGATGTTCACCGGCTTGTTCATGGACAAGATGGTGGGCTTCCTGAAGCTCTACTTCCCGGTGTTCCTGCTGGGCGCCGTGTTCGGCAAGCTGATCGAACTGTCCGGCTTTTCCCGCTCCATCGTAGGCGCCGCGATCCGGCTGTTCGGCCCACAGCGGGCGATGCTGTCGATCGTGCTGGTGTCGGGCCTGCTGACCTATGGTGGCGTGTCGCTGTTCGTGGTGGTGTTTGCGGTCTATCCGTTCGCGGCCGAAATGTTCCGCCAGAGCAACATTCCCAAGCGCTTGATCCCGGCGACGCTGGGGGTGGGCGGTTTCAGCTTCACCATGGATGCGTTGCCCGGCACGCCGCAGATCCAGAACATCATCCCGACCACGTTCTTCGGTACCGATACCTGGGCGGCGCCCGTGCTGGGCACGCTGGGCAGCATCTTCGTGCTTGCAGTGGGGATGGCGTACCTGGAGTGGCGCCGGCGCGTCGCGCAGCGCAACGGCGAGGGCTACGGCGACCCGGCCACCCTGGTGAACGAGCCGACGCCCTTCACCGGCACGCATCTGGCGCACGCGGGCATTGCCGTGCTGCCGCTGGTACTGGTGTTCGTCTCCAACAAGCTGTTTACCCTGGGCATGCCGCACTGGTACGGCGGCGGCGAGCACAGCTTCATGCCTTCGATCATGGGCAACGCCGCGCCGGTCGTGCAGGACGTGGCGAAGATCGGGGCAATCTGGGCGGTGGTGGGGGCGCTGCTGGTGGGCATCCTGTCGGTGCTGGCGCTGGCCTGGCGCCCGGTGGTCGCCCAGTTTGCCGAAGGCACCCGGGCGGCCATCAGCGGTGCGGTGCTGGCGGCCATGAACACCGCATCGGAGTACGGCTTCGGTGCAGTGATCGCTGCATTGCCGGGTTTCATGGTGGTGGCCAACGCGCTGGGCTCCATCAAGGATCCGTTGCTGCATGAGGCGGTCACGGTAACCGGCCTGGCCGGCGTCACCGGTTCGGCATCCGGTGGCATGAGCATCGCCCTGGCCGCGATGTCGGAGACCTTCATCGCCAACGCGCAGGCGGCCGGCATCCCGATGGAGGTACTGCATCGGGTCGCCTCGATGGCGTCCGGTGGCATGGACAGCCTGCCGCACAACGGGGCGGTCATCACCCTGCTGATGGTGACCGGGCTGACCCATCGCCAGGCCTACAAGGACATTTTCGCGGTGACCGTCATCAAGACCCTCGCGGTGTTCGTGGTGATCGGCATCTATTACGCCACCGGCTGGGTTTGA
- a CDS encoding serine hydrolase domain-containing protein translates to MVAALLAAGCAGEKAPATDLATDIDEVAATLIEQPLLHSTSIGVVYRGQAFIRHRGDMEAGKPGPPTDATLYEIGSLSKTLAGTLMANAVLEHKVGLDDDIRMYLQGDYPNLQYKGEPLRVRNLLSHTSGLPNMLPARANTVLADFTDHRTPGQLNAVYARYGQADFFRDLHTVEIAGMPGEEYAYSSAGTELVAHILEVVYKRDYETLLRDFLGDSAGMTGVRLRLSDAEAPRLAVGYHSDNPIPTTPMPQLPWGASGNVKATVPEMVKYLKFQLAAGPVVAESHRALVRFDPEFSVGYFWNIVSSDALKGVYFAHHGGVPRSQCYIYIVPKYDLGIFVITNQSGDDTAHAMEAAIDTLVERIAAREKAAGSA, encoded by the coding sequence GTGGTCGCTGCGCTTCTGGCCGCCGGATGCGCCGGCGAAAAAGCCCCGGCGACGGATCTGGCCACGGACATCGATGAGGTCGCCGCAACCCTCATCGAGCAACCCTTGCTGCACTCGACCTCGATCGGCGTGGTGTACCGGGGCCAGGCGTTCATCCGGCACCGCGGCGACATGGAAGCGGGGAAGCCAGGCCCTCCGACCGACGCGACCCTCTACGAAATCGGCTCGTTGAGCAAGACCCTGGCCGGCACCCTGATGGCCAACGCCGTCCTGGAGCACAAGGTGGGTCTGGACGACGACATCCGGATGTACCTGCAGGGGGACTACCCGAACCTGCAGTACAAGGGCGAGCCCCTGCGCGTTCGCAACCTGCTCTCACATACCAGTGGTCTGCCGAACATGTTGCCGGCGCGTGCGAACACGGTGCTGGCCGACTTCACCGATCACCGTACGCCCGGCCAACTCAATGCCGTGTACGCGCGCTACGGCCAGGCGGATTTCTTCAGGGATCTGCACACGGTCGAGATTGCCGGCATGCCCGGAGAGGAATACGCCTATTCAAGTGCGGGAACGGAGCTGGTGGCGCACATCCTGGAAGTGGTCTACAAGCGCGACTACGAAACGCTGTTGCGCGACTTCCTGGGGGACTCTGCAGGCATGACCGGCGTCAGGCTCCGGCTGAGCGATGCCGAGGCGCCCCGTCTTGCGGTTGGGTACCACAGTGACAACCCGATACCGACCACGCCGATGCCGCAGTTGCCCTGGGGCGCTTCCGGAAACGTGAAGGCGACCGTTCCCGAGATGGTGAAGTACCTCAAGTTCCAGCTGGCCGCTGGGCCGGTCGTGGCGGAATCGCATCGCGCCCTGGTGAGATTCGATCCCGAATTCAGCGTCGGCTACTTCTGGAACATCGTCAGCAGCGACGCCTTGAAGGGCGTCTACTTTGCGCATCATGGGGGCGTGCCACGGTCGCAGTGCTACATCTACATCGTGCCCAAGTACGACCTCGGCATATTCGTGATCACCAACCAGAGCGGCGACGATACGGCGCATGCCATGGAGGCGGCGATCGACACGCTGGTCGAGAGAATCGCCGCGCGCGAGAAGGCTGCGGGTTCGGCCTGA